Proteins encoded within one genomic window of Gaiellales bacterium:
- the sigH gene encoding RNA polymerase sporulation sigma factor SigH gives MQLQRRVLREPTELSLIAAARNGDERAMDEIIRRYQGFVRLKASSYFLAGGDSHDLVQEGQIGLFKAVRDFRPDKETSFRSFAELCITRQIITAIKTATRYKHAPLNTYVSFSHTPAGQEADADCTLGDALPGPAVDDPATCVISSEELQSLLSCLGSTLSSLESQVLTGYLEGRSYEAIGEALDCDPKTVDNALQRVKRKVLAHLQARRALG, from the coding sequence GTGCAGCTCCAGCGGCGCGTCCTGCGAGAGCCCACGGAGCTGTCCCTGATCGCGGCTGCGCGAAACGGGGACGAGCGGGCGATGGACGAGATCATCCGGCGGTATCAGGGGTTCGTGCGGCTGAAGGCGAGCTCGTACTTCCTGGCCGGCGGGGACTCTCACGACCTCGTCCAGGAGGGCCAGATCGGCCTGTTCAAGGCCGTCCGCGACTTCCGGCCGGACAAGGAGACGTCGTTCCGGTCGTTCGCCGAGCTCTGCATCACCCGCCAGATCATCACGGCGATCAAGACCGCCACCCGGTACAAGCACGCGCCGCTGAACACCTACGTGTCGTTCAGCCACACGCCCGCGGGGCAGGAGGCCGACGCCGACTGCACGCTGGGCGACGCCCTCCCGGGACCGGCCGTCGACGACCCGGCCACGTGCGTGATCTCGAGCGAGGAGCTCCAGAGCCTGCTCTCGTGCCTCGGCTCGACGCTCTCGTCCCTCGAATCGCAGGTGCTGACCGGCTATCTCGAGGGCCGCAGCTACGAGGCGATCGGCGAGGCGCTCGACTGCGACCCCAAGACGGTCGACAACGCGCTCCAGCGCGTGAAGCGCAAGGTGCTCGCGCACCTGCAGGCGCGGCGCGCCCTGGGCTAG
- a CDS encoding NYN domain-containing protein — MAAELYIVDGDNVCHLRGPGEDYARARELLVAEIAGYMAQTGIDGVVVLDGHGQNRSIGRTRVTYSGSETADTIIERLAHRSAEGREVTVVSSDSVLRHVAQRSGVHAMSAREFSDRLSAAPRERFQPEKGPSRRLLGDALDPAVREALERMRRGG; from the coding sequence GTGGCGGCTGAGCTCTACATCGTCGACGGGGACAACGTCTGCCATCTGCGCGGACCGGGGGAGGACTACGCTCGCGCGCGCGAGCTGCTCGTCGCCGAGATCGCCGGCTACATGGCCCAGACCGGCATCGACGGGGTGGTCGTCCTCGACGGCCACGGCCAGAACCGGTCGATCGGGCGCACGAGGGTGACATATTCCGGCAGCGAGACCGCCGACACGATCATCGAGCGGCTGGCCCATCGCAGCGCCGAGGGCCGTGAGGTGACCGTCGTCTCGTCCGACTCGGTCCTGCGCCACGTGGCTCAGCGAAGCGGCGTCCACGCGATGAGCGCGCGCGAGTTCTCGGACCGGCTTTCGGCCGCTCCTCGGGAACGTTTCCAGCCTGAGAAGGGGCCGTCTCGGCGGCTCCTGGGCGACGCGCTCGATCCCGCCGTGCGCGAGGCGCTCGAGCGGATGCGCCGCGGCGGCTGA
- the rlmB gene encoding 23S rRNA (guanosine(2251)-2'-O)-methyltransferase RlmB: MADVVYGRRAVREALRGRREVRKVWCAPGLQGTIDWLPRGAREATPAALAERAGSPDHQGVVAEVSDYPYASPEEVLAGERPLVVALDEVTDPHNLGAVARVAECAGADGLVITTRRSARVTPAVCRVSAGAVEHLRIARVENLADLLLAARRPGLWTYAAAPGAAAHDRSDYRDGAVFVLGAEGRGLRPRVRAACDAAVAIPMMGKVESLNVSTAAAVLLFEAVRQRGGG, translated from the coding sequence ATGGCTGACGTCGTCTACGGGCGCCGGGCGGTGCGCGAGGCGCTGCGGGGCCGCCGCGAGGTGCGGAAGGTGTGGTGCGCCCCGGGCCTCCAGGGCACGATCGACTGGCTGCCGCGCGGCGCCCGTGAGGCCACGCCGGCGGCGCTCGCGGAACGGGCCGGGAGTCCGGATCACCAGGGCGTCGTCGCCGAGGTCTCCGACTACCCGTACGCGTCGCCGGAGGAGGTGCTCGCGGGCGAGCGGCCGCTGGTGGTCGCCCTCGACGAGGTGACCGATCCGCACAATCTGGGCGCCGTCGCCCGCGTGGCCGAGTGCGCGGGCGCCGACGGCCTGGTGATCACGACCCGGCGCTCGGCCCGGGTGACTCCGGCCGTGTGCCGCGTGTCGGCGGGCGCGGTCGAGCACCTGCGCATCGCCCGGGTCGAGAACCTGGCCGATCTCCTCCTCGCGGCGCGCCGGCCCGGCCTGTGGACCTATGCGGCCGCGCCGGGGGCGGCGGCGCACGATCGCTCGGACTACCGCGACGGCGCCGTGTTCGTGCTCGGGGCGGAGGGGCGCGGCCTGCGTCCGCGGGTGCGCGCCGCCTGCGACGCGGCCGTGGCGATCCCGATGATGGGCAAGGTCGAGTCGCTGAACGTGTCGACGGCGGCCGCGGTCCTGCTCTTCGAGGCCGTCAGGCAGCGCGGTGGCGGCTGA
- the cysS gene encoding cysteine--tRNA ligase, whose translation MRLRDSRTGELVELEPGPDGTIGIYACGPTVYGRIHVGNARPFVVFGLMKRYLEWRGRPVTLVENITDINDKIYTAANRAGVRSDDLAREMAAAYVEDTGRLGIGRPDHEPLASETLPEIVGLIEALVGSDHAYEAGGDVNFAVRSFPPYGELSGQNPDELRAGARVEPGEHKRDPVDFALWKAAKPDEDTSWPSRWGEGRPGWHIECSAMAEKLLGPRFAVHGGGRDLIFPHHENEIAQSVAAGRPFATVWAHNGMLRLSGEKMSKSEGNIDLLTDAIDRWGAETFIMFLLQAHYASPVDYDDAALERAGAACTTLRNKLRAGSGTDEGLRDAVIAALDEDFNTPEALALLFTAPPDAADTVAEVLEVLGLGGLAHDEAAPPEVVALAEKRRAARARRDFAESDRLRDELAGRGWEVRDAGDGFELYPRDG comes from the coding sequence ATGAGGCTGCGCGACTCCCGCACCGGCGAGCTGGTCGAGCTCGAGCCCGGGCCCGACGGCACGATCGGCATCTATGCCTGCGGCCCGACCGTCTACGGCCGTATCCACGTTGGCAACGCCCGCCCGTTCGTCGTCTTCGGGCTGATGAAGCGCTACCTCGAATGGCGCGGCCGGCCGGTCACGCTCGTCGAGAACATCACCGACATCAACGACAAGATCTACACCGCCGCGAACCGCGCCGGCGTGCGCTCGGACGACCTCGCTCGCGAGATGGCCGCCGCCTACGTCGAGGACACGGGACGGCTCGGCATCGGCCGGCCCGACCACGAGCCGCTCGCCTCCGAGACGCTGCCCGAGATCGTCGGGCTGATCGAGGCGCTGGTCGGCTCCGACCACGCTTACGAGGCGGGCGGCGACGTCAACTTCGCGGTGCGCAGCTTCCCACCGTACGGCGAGCTCTCCGGCCAGAACCCGGACGAGCTGCGCGCCGGCGCGCGGGTCGAGCCTGGCGAGCACAAGCGCGACCCGGTCGACTTCGCGCTCTGGAAGGCGGCGAAGCCGGACGAGGACACCTCCTGGCCATCGCGCTGGGGCGAGGGCCGCCCCGGCTGGCACATCGAGTGCTCGGCGATGGCCGAGAAGCTGCTCGGGCCGCGGTTCGCGGTGCACGGCGGGGGGCGCGACCTGATCTTCCCCCACCACGAGAACGAGATCGCCCAGTCGGTCGCGGCCGGCCGGCCGTTCGCGACCGTGTGGGCGCACAACGGGATGCTGCGGCTCTCGGGCGAGAAGATGTCGAAGTCGGAGGGCAACATCGACCTGCTCACCGACGCGATCGACCGCTGGGGCGCCGAGACCTTCATCATGTTCCTGCTCCAGGCCCACTACGCGAGCCCCGTCGACTACGACGATGCGGCGCTCGAGCGCGCCGGGGCGGCCTGCACCACGCTGCGCAACAAGCTGCGGGCGGGGTCCGGCACGGACGAGGGGCTGCGCGACGCCGTGATCGCGGCGCTCGACGAGGACTTCAACACGCCCGAGGCGCTCGCGCTCCTGTTCACCGCGCCGCCGGACGCCGCGGACACGGTGGCCGAGGTGCTCGAGGTGCTCGGTCTTGGCGGGCTCGCCCATGACGAGGCGGCTCCGCCGGAGGTGGTCGCGCTCGCCGAGAAGCGGCGGGCCGCCCGCGCGCGGCGCGACTTCGCCGAGTCCGACCGGCTCCGAGACGAGCTGGCCGGCCGCGGGTGGGAGGTGCGCGACGCCGGCGACGGGTTCGAGCTCTACCCGCGCGATGGCTGA
- a CDS encoding glutamate--tRNA ligase family protein → MSVRARFAPSPTGSLHLGSALTALANRLFASRHGGTLLLRIDDTDTERSGPGMEAGILRDLRWLGIRWDDGPVRQSDRFDRYREAASGAAGVEIREGACWLRAPGLAPFVILRGDGRATYNWATAVDDLDEGITDVIRGNDHLSNTPLQEAAIRAIGGEPPRYLHHAVITGDAGKLSKREGAGSIADLRIDGYPPEAVVNYLGLIASSGPGDVLTLDQLVERFDESRLARGTLKVDPARLRALSTRHLAGLPADDLITRVLDRCPPGTPAEAVRALEPALRGVHTLAEAVELVECVLLTPAPEPLPELAAIRAGYPERLDEEAARALVEELRRAGVPLRRARRALTGRDRGPELWAVFAALPRDEAIRRAA, encoded by the coding sequence GTGTCCGTCCGCGCCCGCTTCGCTCCCAGCCCCACCGGGTCGCTCCACCTCGGCAGCGCGCTGACGGCCCTCGCCAACCGCCTGTTCGCGAGCAGGCACGGCGGGACGCTGCTCCTGCGGATCGACGACACCGACACCGAGCGCTCCGGCCCCGGCATGGAGGCGGGCATCCTGCGCGACCTGCGCTGGCTCGGCATCCGCTGGGACGACGGCCCGGTGCGCCAGAGCGACCGCTTCGACCGCTACCGCGAGGCGGCCTCGGGGGCGGCCGGCGTCGAGATCCGCGAGGGCGCCTGCTGGCTGCGGGCGCCGGGCCTGGCGCCGTTCGTGATCCTGCGCGGCGACGGCCGGGCGACCTACAACTGGGCGACGGCGGTCGACGACCTCGACGAGGGCATCACCGACGTCATCCGCGGCAACGACCACCTGTCGAACACGCCGCTGCAGGAGGCCGCCATCCGCGCGATCGGCGGCGAGCCGCCCCGCTACCTGCACCACGCCGTCATCACCGGCGACGCCGGCAAGCTCTCCAAGCGGGAGGGTGCGGGGTCGATCGCCGACCTGCGGATCGACGGCTACCCGCCCGAGGCGGTCGTGAACTACCTGGGGCTGATCGCGAGCTCCGGGCCCGGCGACGTGCTCACGCTGGACCAGCTGGTCGAGCGCTTCGACGAGTCCCGGCTCGCCCGGGGCACGCTGAAGGTCGACCCGGCCCGGCTGCGCGCGCTCTCGACGCGCCACTTGGCGGGGCTCCCTGCCGACGATCTCATCACCCGCGTGCTCGACCGCTGCCCGCCGGGAACGCCGGCCGAGGCCGTCCGGGCGCTCGAGCCGGCGCTGCGCGGCGTCCACACGCTGGCCGAGGCGGTCGAGCTGGTCGAGTGCGTGCTCCTCACGCCCGCGCCCGAGCCGCTGCCCGAGCTGGCGGCGATCAGGGCCGGGTATCCCGAGCGGCTGGACGAGGAGGCGGCCCGGGCGCTCGTCGAGGAGCTGCGCCGCGCCGGCGTGCCGTTGCGGCGGGCGCGGCGCGCGCTGACCGGGCGCGACCGCGGCCCGGAGCTCTGGGCCGTGTTCGCTGCCCTGCCGCGCGACGAGGCGATCCGGAGGGCGGCATGA
- a CDS encoding cyclic nucleotide-binding domain-containing protein, with the protein MPSTDPKLDLIAAVPLFSGLNRREVEFLGKLMDEVDVSDGKVLTREGATGGEFFIVLEGAVRIERSGREVNRLGEGDFLGEIALIDQGRRTATAIADGPVRLMVLTTSGFASMLSQNPGVESKILRVLAQRVRDLQPTAPD; encoded by the coding sequence GTGCCTTCGACCGACCCCAAGCTCGACCTGATCGCGGCGGTGCCGCTCTTCTCCGGCCTGAACCGGCGCGAGGTCGAGTTCCTGGGCAAGCTGATGGACGAGGTCGACGTCTCCGACGGCAAGGTGCTGACGCGGGAGGGCGCCACCGGCGGTGAGTTCTTCATCGTGCTCGAGGGCGCGGTGCGGATCGAGCGGTCCGGGCGCGAGGTCAACCGGCTCGGCGAGGGCGACTTCCTCGGCGAGATCGCGCTCATCGACCAGGGCAGGCGGACGGCGACCGCGATCGCCGACGGCCCCGTCCGGCTGATGGTGCTGACGACGTCCGGGTTCGCGTCGATGCTGAGCCAGAACCCCGGCGTCGAGTCGAAGATCCTGCGCGTGCTCGCCCAGCGGGTGCGCGACCTGCAGCCGACCGCGCCCGACTGA
- a CDS encoding Crp/Fnr family transcriptional regulator: MGPDVFGAVPEQELRRSGRRRRFDRGEVVFHRDDPGDSLHRVESGRFAARVITPLGDSATVSLHGPGDVFGLLAVLSPQGRRTATVVALERAETLAIPRSAFLQLRASHPEVRDAVEQILVQQVAATTDRLVEALYTPVAVRVRAHLIQLAALYGDLAVSEVTIPLSQEHLAGLSGTTRETVNRVLKQEQERGSVKLARGRIVATPALLQGRPALGGDDVVAAGPR; this comes from the coding sequence GTGGGTCCAGACGTCTTCGGGGCGGTTCCCGAGCAGGAGCTCCGGCGGTCGGGACGGCGGAGGCGATTCGATCGAGGTGAGGTCGTCTTCCACCGCGACGATCCCGGCGACAGCCTGCACCGGGTCGAGTCCGGGCGGTTCGCCGCCCGCGTCATCACGCCGCTGGGCGACTCGGCGACGGTGTCGCTGCACGGCCCGGGCGACGTCTTCGGCCTGCTGGCGGTGCTGAGCCCGCAGGGCCGGCGGACGGCCACGGTGGTCGCGCTCGAGCGCGCCGAGACGCTCGCGATTCCCCGGTCGGCCTTCCTGCAGCTGCGCGCGTCGCACCCCGAGGTGCGCGACGCGGTCGAGCAGATTCTCGTCCAGCAGGTCGCCGCCACCACCGACCGCCTGGTCGAGGCGCTGTACACGCCGGTCGCCGTGCGCGTGCGCGCCCATCTGATCCAGCTCGCCGCCCTCTACGGCGACCTGGCCGTGTCCGAGGTGACGATCCCGCTCAGCCAGGAGCATCTCGCCGGGCTCTCGGGGACGACGCGCGAGACGGTGAACCGCGTGCTCAAGCAGGAGCAGGAGCGGGGATCGGTGAAGCTCGCCCGGGGCCGGATCGTGGCGACACCGGCCCTGCTCCAGGGACGCCCGGCGCTCGGCGGCGACGACGTCGTCGCCGCCGGCCCGCGGTAG
- a CDS encoding MarR family winged helix-turn-helix transcriptional regulator, with translation MPDPGPITLDEVLQAAEFRRLLRRFLAHGDTGVRRAGLTPQRYLLLLAVKGAPDRTETRSIGQLSDDLQLAQSSVTELVDRAEAAGLVARATGNSDARTVLVRLEPAGEERLMAALTSVRAEREQLLAHLDRARHHL, from the coding sequence ATGCCCGATCCCGGCCCCATCACCCTGGACGAGGTGCTCCAGGCCGCCGAGTTCCGCCGGCTGCTGCGACGCTTCCTGGCCCACGGCGACACCGGCGTCCGCCGGGCCGGTCTGACGCCACAGCGCTACCTCCTTCTCCTGGCCGTAAAAGGCGCGCCCGATCGCACCGAGACGCGCTCGATCGGGCAGCTCAGCGACGACCTCCAGCTCGCCCAGAGCTCGGTCACCGAGCTCGTCGACCGGGCCGAGGCGGCCGGTCTGGTGGCCCGCGCCACCGGGAACTCCGACGCGCGCACGGTGCTCGTCCGGCTCGAGCCGGCCGGCGAAGAGCGGCTCATGGCCGCGCTCACCTCGGTCCGGGCCGAGCGCGAGCAGCTGCTCGCGCACCTCGACCGCGCCCGCCACCACCTCTAG
- a CDS encoding helix-turn-helix domain-containing protein, whose product MPDPKALGARLRTLRERRGLSLRQISFPGCSPSYLSRVESGDRVASLTILAELARRLDTTIEELLGRSLDGRVSEADLAAAEVAARLGDPRAQEDLESLLAGARSLGDQRAESRVLEYLGLLALDSREDARAVELLEQARVCGPPPTARERPSLYRALGRAHAGTGDLIQAAAVLQTAFDEVSDTPVDPALMVQFGSYLANAYTDRGRFADAEQVLRRVLRHEHEIDGANLTRLDWALARTYAEQGQSRIAEMYAHRVLTRMERGEELRAQGRAHLLIAGVLLDQEQSGEAAEHLDRAATLMTEEAPVELALLSYERARAALASGDLVSAKDHAEISVKRTEATEPGSAGMAYAMLAEVALAEGRLDDARFLCQEGIRLMTDRAAPTYIARAYETLSRVEERAGNLEAALEALRTRPDVGVAKT is encoded by the coding sequence GTGCCAGATCCGAAAGCGCTGGGCGCGCGGCTGCGCACGCTGCGCGAGCGCCGGGGCCTCTCGTTGCGCCAGATCTCGTTCCCCGGCTGCTCCCCGTCGTACCTGTCCCGGGTGGAGTCCGGAGACCGGGTCGCGTCACTCACGATCCTGGCCGAGCTCGCCCGCCGGCTGGACACGACGATCGAGGAGCTGCTCGGCCGTTCGCTCGACGGCCGCGTCAGCGAGGCCGACCTGGCAGCCGCCGAGGTGGCCGCGCGGCTGGGCGATCCGCGCGCTCAGGAAGACCTCGAGTCGCTGCTCGCCGGCGCCCGCTCGCTCGGCGACCAGCGGGCCGAGAGCCGCGTGCTCGAATACCTCGGCCTGCTCGCACTCGACTCTCGCGAGGACGCCCGCGCCGTCGAGCTGCTGGAGCAAGCCCGCGTCTGCGGCCCGCCGCCGACGGCCCGCGAGCGGCCGTCGCTCTACCGCGCGCTCGGTCGCGCACACGCCGGCACCGGCGACCTGATCCAGGCCGCCGCCGTCCTGCAGACCGCCTTCGACGAGGTGTCCGACACTCCCGTAGACCCGGCGCTCATGGTGCAGTTCGGGTCGTATCTCGCCAACGCCTACACCGACCGCGGCCGCTTCGCCGACGCGGAACAGGTGCTGCGGCGGGTGCTGCGGCACGAGCACGAGATCGACGGCGCCAACCTGACCCGGCTCGACTGGGCGCTCGCCCGCACCTACGCCGAGCAGGGCCAGTCGCGGATCGCCGAGATGTACGCCCACCGGGTGCTCACCCGGATGGAGCGCGGCGAGGAGCTGCGGGCGCAGGGTCGCGCCCACCTCCTGATCGCCGGCGTCCTGCTCGACCAGGAGCAGTCCGGCGAGGCAGCCGAGCACCTCGACCGGGCCGCCACGCTGATGACCGAGGAGGCCCCCGTCGAGCTCGCGCTCCTGAGCTACGAGCGCGCACGCGCCGCCCTCGCCTCGGGCGACCTCGTCTCGGCAAAGGACCACGCCGAGATCTCGGTCAAGCGCACCGAGGCGACCGAGCCCGGCTCCGCCGGGATGGCCTACGCCATGCTGGCCGAAGTGGCGCTGGCCGAGGGCCGGCTCGACGACGCCCGCTTCCTGTGCCAGGAGGGAATCCGGCTCATGACCGACCGGGCCGCGCCGACCTACATCGCCCGCGCCTACGAGACCCTGTCCCGCGTGGAAGAGCGCGCCGGGAACCTCGAGGCCGCGCTCGAAGCTCTGCGCACGCGCCCCGACGTCGGCGTCGCGAAGACCTAG
- a CDS encoding PAS domain S-box protein has protein sequence MRARRVTIAVLAALVLATIGICQVEATTLTHKNGDMYIGFGLPVVWAFVIAGLIALRRRPGNRTGWLMIGIGFGWLCSALTDGRSDVVFTLGMLLSNIWPGLMVHLLLSYPSGTLDRRSRIIVAAGYAITLGVGLLLVPFSQPRTDGLGASPRSAKNLLLVSHQTTLINVMQVIAFAIAIAVLAAALVVLGQRWRAATPAMRRVLAPMYLTGATAIGVTLLVVAILQIAHVVGNMLSFYVFCISFTAIPVGYLFGILRTRLDSGSAVQTLVTTLRDQRTPGGLEDALRVALSDPTLEVAYRRAGTDEYVDADGAHVDLEPARGRATTEIEHDGEVVAVLVHAPVPPEETGLIDAVCGPAAMAIENERLQAGLRAQIQEVTASARRLRDVLENVHLLAVSLDLDGRITFANQHLADVTGWSRDELVGRTWLEMFPTGDQDYLARVRAERILVHDEMPLRTRSGVERSISWSNTLDRDAAGRVIGSTSIGEDVTDRNRGVRQEEALRRLATMVAGAARPDEIFAAVCEEVARLLGGQTGNLVRFGNGPGTGTVVAGWAEESDIPMPIGAEIAFDGPTAIAEAVRTGRPARVDDYARVDGDLAERLRGLGVRSSVAAPVAADGRLWGAIIVSTTGDATLARDAEARIGQFAEVVALCLSSTEARAQLAASRARIVAAGDAERRRLERNLHDGAQQRLVALSLALRMARATVAADHPAAELLDSAGDELMQALEELRELARGIHPAVLSDQGLRAALGALTGRSPVPVRLDVELGSELPPPVEAAAYYVVAESLTNIAKYAEAAVVEIVVRSDAQGARVEVRDDGVGGADPATGTGLRGLADRVDALGGVLQVTSPAGAGTTVTAEVPLETAGPEPAVALGVGEPAG, from the coding sequence GTGAGGGCCCGCCGGGTCACCATCGCCGTCCTGGCGGCGCTCGTCCTTGCGACGATCGGCATCTGCCAGGTCGAGGCGACGACCCTGACGCACAAGAACGGCGACATGTACATCGGGTTCGGGCTCCCCGTGGTGTGGGCGTTCGTCATCGCGGGGCTGATCGCCCTGCGCCGTCGTCCCGGCAACCGCACCGGCTGGCTGATGATCGGGATCGGCTTCGGCTGGCTGTGCTCGGCGCTGACGGACGGCCGCAGCGACGTCGTCTTCACGCTCGGCATGCTGCTCTCGAACATCTGGCCGGGCCTGATGGTCCACCTCCTGCTCTCCTATCCGAGCGGGACGCTCGACCGCCGCTCGCGGATCATCGTGGCGGCCGGCTACGCCATCACGCTCGGCGTCGGGCTGCTGCTCGTCCCGTTCTCGCAGCCGCGCACCGACGGCCTGGGGGCGAGCCCGCGGTCGGCCAAAAATCTCCTGCTCGTCTCGCACCAGACGACCCTGATCAACGTGATGCAGGTGATCGCCTTCGCGATCGCGATCGCGGTGCTGGCCGCGGCCCTGGTCGTCCTCGGGCAGCGGTGGCGGGCGGCGACGCCGGCGATGCGGCGCGTGCTCGCGCCGATGTACCTGACCGGCGCCACCGCGATCGGCGTGACGCTGCTCGTCGTCGCGATCCTCCAGATCGCGCACGTGGTCGGCAACATGCTGAGCTTCTACGTCTTCTGCATCTCGTTCACGGCGATCCCGGTCGGCTACCTGTTCGGGATCCTGCGCACCCGGCTCGACAGCGGCAGCGCCGTGCAGACGCTCGTCACAACCCTGCGCGACCAGCGCACCCCGGGCGGCCTGGAGGACGCGCTTCGCGTGGCGCTCAGCGATCCGACGCTCGAGGTCGCCTACCGGCGGGCCGGGACGGACGAGTACGTCGACGCGGACGGGGCGCACGTCGACCTCGAGCCGGCCCGCGGCCGGGCGACGACCGAGATCGAGCATGACGGCGAGGTCGTCGCCGTCCTCGTCCACGCGCCGGTGCCTCCCGAGGAGACCGGCCTGATCGACGCGGTCTGCGGCCCGGCCGCCATGGCGATCGAGAACGAGCGCCTCCAGGCCGGACTGCGGGCCCAGATCCAGGAGGTGACCGCGTCGGCGCGGCGGCTGCGCGACGTGCTCGAGAACGTGCACCTGCTGGCCGTAAGCCTCGACCTCGACGGGAGGATTACCTTCGCGAACCAGCATCTCGCCGATGTCACCGGCTGGAGCCGCGACGAGCTGGTCGGCAGGACCTGGCTGGAGATGTTCCCGACGGGCGACCAGGACTACCTCGCCCGCGTCCGGGCCGAGCGCATCCTCGTCCACGACGAGATGCCGCTGCGCACGCGAAGCGGCGTGGAGCGGTCGATCTCGTGGAGCAACACGCTCGACCGCGACGCCGCCGGGCGCGTCATCGGATCGACCAGCATCGGCGAGGACGTGACCGACCGCAACCGCGGCGTGCGCCAGGAGGAGGCGCTGCGCCGGCTGGCGACGATGGTTGCCGGCGCCGCCCGGCCGGACGAGATCTTCGCGGCGGTCTGCGAGGAGGTGGCGCGGCTCCTCGGCGGCCAGACCGGGAACCTGGTGCGCTTCGGCAACGGGCCCGGCACCGGCACGGTCGTCGCCGGCTGGGCGGAGGAGTCGGACATTCCGATGCCGATCGGCGCCGAGATCGCGTTCGACGGCCCGACCGCGATCGCCGAGGCCGTCCGCACCGGACGTCCCGCCCGGGTGGACGACTACGCGCGCGTCGACGGCGATCTGGCCGAGCGGCTGCGCGGCCTGGGGGTGCGCTCGTCCGTGGCCGCGCCCGTGGCCGCCGACGGCCGCCTGTGGGGCGCGATCATCGTCTCGACCACCGGCGACGCCACGCTCGCCCGCGACGCCGAGGCCCGCATCGGCCAGTTCGCCGAGGTCGTCGCGCTGTGCCTGTCGAGCACCGAGGCCCGCGCCCAGCTGGCCGCGTCCCGTGCCCGCATCGTGGCGGCGGGCGATGCCGAGCGGCGGCGGCTCGAGCGAAACCTCCACGACGGCGCTCAGCAGCGGCTCGTCGCGCTCTCGCTGGCGCTGCGGATGGCGCGCGCGACCGTGGCCGCCGACCATCCCGCCGCCGAGCTGCTCGACTCGGCCGGCGACGAGCTCATGCAGGCGCTCGAGGAGCTGCGCGAGCTGGCCCGCGGCATCCACCCGGCCGTCCTCAGCGACCAGGGCCTCCGGGCGGCGCTCGGCGCCCTCACCGGCCGCTCGCCCGTGCCCGTGCGGCTCGACGTCGAGCTGGGGTCGGAGCTGCCGCCGCCGGTCGAGGCCGCGGCCTACTACGTCGTCGCCGAGTCGCTCACGAACATCGCCAAGTACGCGGAGGCCGCCGTCGTCGAGATCGTCGTCCGAAGCGACGCCCAGGGCGCCCGGGTGGAGGTGCGCGACGACGGCGTCGGCGGCGCCGATCCCGCCACGGGCACGGGACTGCGCGGGCTGGCCGACCGGGTCGACGCCCTGGGCGGCGTCCTGCAGGTCACGAGCCCCGCTGGGGCGGGTACAACGGTCACGGCCGAGGTGCCGCTGGAGACCGCCGGCCCGGAGCCTGCGGTCGCGCTCGGAGTGGGCGAGCCGGCCGGCTAG
- a CDS encoding response regulator transcription factor produces MPLRVLIVDDHPGFRARARALLESEGFEVVGEAGSGADGVRTARELGPDVVLLDVQLPDTDGFAVASAVTNDDGGVQVVLTSSRDGSDFGALVGSCGACGFIAKAELSGARVAALLR; encoded by the coding sequence ATGCCGCTCCGCGTCCTGATCGTCGACGACCACCCCGGCTTCCGCGCCCGGGCCCGGGCGCTGCTCGAATCGGAGGGCTTCGAGGTCGTCGGCGAGGCGGGAAGCGGCGCCGACGGGGTGCGCACCGCCCGCGAGCTCGGGCCCGACGTCGTGCTGCTCGACGTCCAGCTCCCGGACACCGACGGCTTCGCAGTGGCCTCGGCCGTGACCAACGACGATGGCGGCGTCCAGGTCGTGCTCACGTCGAGCCGCGACGGCAGCGATTTCGGCGCGCTGGTGGGCTCGTGCGGCGCCTGCGGGTTCATCGCCAAGGCGGAGCTCTCCGGCGCGCGGGTGGCCGCGCTGCTTCGGTGA